From a single Polynucleobacter asymbioticus QLW-P1DMWA-1 genomic region:
- the hsdR gene encoding EcoAI/FtnUII family type I restriction enzme subunit R encodes MSKKSLSERDICTKFITPAILGAGWDLHTQIREELSFTKGRIIVRGKLHTRGKQKRADYVLYYKSNIPIAVIEAKENNLSIGAGMQQALDYAETLDVPFVFSSNGDAFLMHDRTGLADKVEQELSLDAFPSPEELWSRYCRWKGVDTPEAKNTVEMPYYDDGTGRAPRYYQVNAVNRTIEAVANGANRILLVMATGTGKTYTAFQIIWRLWKSGTKKRILFLADRNILVDQTKNNDFKPFGAAMTKISKRQIDKSYEIYLSLYQAVTGNDEEKNIYKQFSPDFFDLIVIDECHRGSASEDSAWREILDYFSSATHIGLTATPKETKEISSITYFGDPVYSYSLKQGIEDGFLAPYKVIRIDIDRDLQGWRPSAGQVDKRGQLIEDRIYNQNDMDRTLVLEKRTELVAKKITEFLTATDPFAKTIVFCDDIDHAERMRQALVNLNPERVKENRKYVMRITGDEQEGKAELDNFINPEERYPVIATTSKLMTTGVDAQTCKLVVLDQHIKSMTEFKQMIGRGTRINEDYDKYWFTIMDFKKATELFADEAFDGPPIVIYEPGVDDPPVPPVEPPTPPGVEPPVPPEPPGFPPGPEGVRAKYFVGDVEVQVIAERVQYYGPEGKLITESLKDYTRKAVRKDYSTLDQFLKRWTSAERKAAVIKELEEHGLLLEALAIEVNKDCDAFDLICHVAFDQPALTRRERADQVKKRNYFTKYGEQARKVLEALLEKYADTGIENIDDIKILTLDPFSKMGTASELVSAFGGKPGYIAALHELENQLYA; translated from the coding sequence ATGAGCAAGAAATCCCTTAGCGAACGAGATATTTGTACGAAATTCATTACGCCAGCCATTCTTGGCGCAGGCTGGGATTTGCACACTCAAATTCGCGAGGAATTAAGTTTTACTAAAGGCCGCATTATTGTTCGCGGCAAGTTACATACCCGCGGAAAGCAAAAGCGCGCAGATTACGTCCTTTATTACAAATCCAATATTCCCATCGCTGTAATCGAGGCCAAAGAAAACAACCTCAGTATTGGCGCAGGAATGCAGCAAGCACTTGATTATGCGGAAACGCTTGATGTGCCTTTTGTCTTTAGTTCAAATGGCGATGCATTCTTAATGCATGACCGAACTGGCCTGGCGGATAAAGTAGAGCAAGAGCTTTCTTTAGATGCATTCCCGTCGCCAGAAGAGCTATGGTCGCGTTATTGCAGATGGAAGGGTGTTGATACCCCTGAGGCAAAAAATACCGTAGAAATGCCTTATTACGATGATGGCACTGGGCGCGCTCCCAGGTATTACCAAGTCAATGCAGTCAACAGAACAATCGAAGCGGTGGCTAATGGCGCCAATCGCATTCTGCTGGTAATGGCTACCGGTACAGGGAAGACGTACACAGCTTTTCAGATCATCTGGCGCCTATGGAAGTCTGGAACCAAGAAGCGCATTTTATTTTTAGCTGATCGCAATATCCTGGTAGATCAAACTAAAAATAACGACTTCAAGCCATTTGGCGCTGCAATGACTAAGATCAGCAAGCGTCAGATTGATAAGAGCTACGAAATTTACTTGTCCCTTTACCAGGCTGTTACTGGTAACGATGAAGAAAAGAATATTTACAAGCAGTTCTCTCCAGACTTCTTTGATTTGATCGTGATTGATGAGTGTCATCGCGGTAGCGCCTCTGAAGATTCAGCTTGGCGTGAGATCTTGGATTACTTTTCTTCTGCCACACATATTGGCTTAACAGCTACGCCAAAAGAAACTAAAGAAATATCAAGTATTACTTACTTTGGTGACCCTGTTTATAGCTACTCACTAAAACAGGGCATTGAAGATGGTTTCCTTGCCCCTTATAAAGTAATCCGGATTGATATAGATAGGGATCTCCAAGGCTGGAGACCCAGTGCTGGACAAGTAGATAAACGTGGTCAATTAATCGAGGATCGCATCTACAACCAGAACGACATGGATCGAACCCTGGTCTTAGAAAAGCGTACAGAGCTAGTTGCAAAGAAAATCACTGAGTTCTTAACGGCTACTGATCCATTTGCTAAGACTATCGTATTTTGTGATGACATTGATCACGCAGAGCGCATGCGTCAAGCCTTGGTTAATTTAAATCCAGAGCGAGTCAAAGAAAATCGTAAATACGTTATGCGCATTACCGGTGATGAGCAAGAAGGCAAAGCTGAGCTTGATAACTTCATTAACCCAGAAGAACGTTACCCAGTAATTGCTACAACCTCTAAGCTAATGACTACCGGTGTAGATGCGCAAACCTGCAAGCTAGTTGTACTTGATCAACATATCAAGTCCATGACTGAATTTAAGCAGATGATTGGGCGCGGCACCCGAATTAACGAAGATTACGACAAGTACTGGTTCACCATCATGGACTTTAAAAAGGCTACTGAGCTTTTTGCTGATGAAGCATTTGATGGCCCGCCAATTGTTATCTATGAGCCTGGGGTTGATGATCCCCCGGTTCCCCCGGTGGAGCCGCCAACGCCTCCCGGAGTTGAGCCGCCCGTTCCCCCAGAACCCCCTGGCTTTCCTCCTGGACCAGAGGGTGTGAGAGCTAAATACTTTGTGGGTGACGTAGAGGTTCAGGTTATTGCCGAGCGGGTTCAGTATTACGGACCCGAAGGTAAGTTGATTACAGAGTCCTTAAAGGACTACACCCGTAAAGCAGTACGAAAAGACTATTCAACGTTGGATCAATTTCTAAAGAGATGGACTTCCGCTGAGCGTAAGGCCGCTGTAATTAAGGAGCTAGAAGAGCATGGTCTTTTACTGGAGGCGTTGGCAATCGAAGTTAATAAAGACTGCGATGCTTTTGATTTAATTTGCCATGTTGCATTTGATCAGCCTGCACTCACTCGTAGGGAGCGTGCAGATCAAGTCAAAAAGCGTAACTATTTCACCAAGTATGGCGAACAGGCTCGCAAGGTTCTCGAGGCTTTACTTGAAAAATACGCAGATACCGGTATCGAGAATATTGACGATATTAAGATTCTGACCCTAGACCCATTTAGTAAAATGGGTACAGCTAGCGAACTTGTATCAGCCTTTGGCGGTAAGCCAGGCTATATAGCAGCTTTGCATGAGCTAGAAAACCAGCTCTACGCCTAA
- a CDS encoding helix-turn-helix transcriptional regulator produces the protein MSQSSPQIPPITLMRIPQILKVMPVSKSKFWLMVQKGEFPKPIKIGRSSFWTIEQVQTYLKERMDNS, from the coding sequence ATGAGTCAATCAAGCCCTCAAATCCCACCTATTACTTTGATGAGAATTCCGCAAATATTAAAAGTGATGCCGGTATCAAAATCTAAGTTTTGGCTGATGGTTCAGAAAGGTGAATTTCCAAAACCAATCAAAATTGGCAGGTCTTCCTTTTGGACTATTGAGCAGGTTCAAACTTACCTCAAAGAAAGGATGGACAATTCTTAA
- a CDS encoding DUF2971 domain-containing protein produces MPKSNISSSQLLKEVALLPIRERRRFIVKQNYKVFLYKYYSCNAPEYLSSIICDSNLWLSSPQSFNDPFDMKWVYTVDRNPAKRRKRLKGILQNNPDIAQKTWKLRQRQIDQLMLDPEGLETRVMESSVKHAGTAGVCCLSQDPREILMWSHYADQHKGLVLQFDVSINPEVFLQAISVEYSADYPVVEWTDPQENALKVGLLRKFKSWGYEQERRIIRPGLANSFLPFKPSALTGIILGCRFPEEQMPLIEKILKDRELKGFSMPIIYSARQDRSSYGLKIFKRVN; encoded by the coding sequence ATGCCTAAATCAAATATTTCTTCTAGTCAGCTACTTAAAGAGGTCGCGTTATTGCCGATTAGGGAAAGGCGTCGCTTTATCGTAAAGCAAAATTACAAAGTTTTTCTTTATAAATATTACTCATGCAACGCCCCGGAGTATCTGAGTTCAATAATATGCGACTCAAATTTATGGTTAAGTTCCCCGCAATCATTTAACGACCCATTTGATATGAAGTGGGTTTATACGGTTGACAGAAATCCAGCAAAGCGACGGAAAAGACTAAAAGGTATTCTTCAAAATAACCCTGATATAGCTCAAAAAACATGGAAGCTAAGACAGCGTCAAATTGACCAATTAATGCTCGATCCTGAGGGTTTAGAAACAAGGGTCATGGAGTCCAGTGTAAAACACGCCGGCACGGCTGGTGTATGTTGCTTATCCCAAGATCCTAGGGAAATTTTAATGTGGAGTCATTACGCTGATCAGCATAAGGGTTTGGTTTTGCAATTTGATGTCAGCATAAACCCGGAAGTTTTTTTACAAGCTATTTCAGTTGAATATTCCGCTGATTATCCTGTTGTCGAGTGGACTGACCCGCAGGAGAATGCATTAAAAGTCGGCTTGTTAAGAAAATTTAAAAGTTGGGGGTATGAGCAAGAGCGAAGAATTATTAGGCCTGGGCTTGCCAATAGCTTTTTGCCATTTAAGCCTAGCGCCTTAACTGGGATTATTTTGGGTTGTAGATTTCCAGAGGAGCAAATGCCTCTGATAGAAAAGATTTTAAAAGACAGGGAATTAAAAGGCTTCTCTATGCCCATTATTTATTCTGCAAGGCAGGATAGGTCCTCATATGGGTTGAAAATTTTCAAGAGAGTGAATTAG
- a CDS encoding SIR2 family protein gives MPKLLLLGAGFSRNWGGWLATEVFEYLLGTKAVIGSDKLRQLLWKHQLSGGFEAALAELQMLAKNHPAEWQFDLAEFESAVLVMFGDMNSGFLDLGDWDLQTPPKESSKTIPFFLNKFDAIFTLNQDLLLEEHYLSRVDLSLISPRRWDGASLPGLDFRPSLEPFHHLSKARGRWIPQSNLNVDLSARMQPIYKLHGSSNWQKEDGSPLLIMGGNKTQEISTTPILQMYQNKFAEYLSEPNARLMVIGYGFGDEHINEALTQAVELGLKIFLIDPMGAELALKLNKTRSSGQITCGTPLESVFQKSLIGGSRRSLKEIFDGSPIEYKKVMNFFI, from the coding sequence ATGCCAAAATTACTTTTACTGGGCGCTGGTTTTAGCCGCAATTGGGGTGGATGGTTGGCTACAGAAGTTTTTGAATATTTACTGGGTACCAAAGCAGTTATTGGAAGTGACAAATTACGACAATTACTATGGAAGCACCAGTTGTCAGGTGGTTTTGAGGCTGCCTTGGCAGAGTTGCAGATGCTGGCTAAAAACCACCCAGCTGAGTGGCAATTTGATTTGGCCGAATTTGAATCTGCGGTTTTAGTCATGTTTGGCGATATGAACTCTGGTTTTCTTGATCTTGGTGATTGGGATTTGCAAACCCCTCCTAAGGAGTCTTCGAAAACTATTCCTTTCTTTTTAAACAAATTCGACGCTATTTTTACACTCAATCAAGATCTTTTGCTTGAAGAGCATTACTTATCTAGGGTCGATTTATCTTTGATTTCCCCTAGAAGATGGGATGGAGCGTCACTTCCTGGGTTAGATTTTCGGCCATCATTGGAGCCATTTCATCATTTATCTAAGGCGCGGGGAAGATGGATTCCGCAATCTAATTTAAATGTAGATTTATCAGCAAGAATGCAGCCTATATATAAATTACATGGATCCTCTAATTGGCAGAAAGAAGATGGATCACCTCTTTTGATTATGGGTGGCAATAAAACTCAAGAAATTTCTACTACTCCTATATTGCAGATGTATCAAAACAAATTCGCTGAATACTTAAGTGAGCCTAATGCTAGGTTGATGGTTATAGGGTATGGATTTGGCGATGAGCATATTAACGAGGCGTTAACCCAGGCCGTGGAATTGGGATTAAAGATCTTCTTAATTGATCCCATGGGGGCAGAACTTGCTTTAAAGCTAAATAAGACTAGGTCTTCGGGTCAAATTACCTGCGGAACTCCGTTGGAGAGCGTATTCCAAAAATCGTTGATCGGCGGATCCCGTCGTAGCCTCAAAGAGATTTTTGATGGAAGCCCAATAGAATACAAGAAAGTGATGAATTTCTTCATTTAA
- a CDS encoding restriction endonuclease subunit S yields the protein MEILEKMLVDSFDLWSTSMSERASTRGRSSANSGNIYGVQKLRELILQLAVSGRLTTAANSLRSANENLSDQSKAEPFIVPSGWVWKSLREVGRVSTGKTPDTRNSNFYIGTTPFIGPGQLSMNHRILKSDKFISKEAELNTSIALPGSILMVCIGGSIGKSAIATHRVAFNQQINAIQTTDCNVEFIHMCLRAKFFLERVHQLSSGSATPIINKSRWENIQIPIPPIGQQNKIVEKVNALMQLCDQLERDALKKEIFHDNLVIHFMSLLLRAESIGSFQDNWSEVSQLFDELFISEQNINYLRGIIIDLALEGKISLQDSSKDTLVDFLELCRKNACHSSTKRGRKLNNASDFQSDKKGLHQIPESWSWIRLSELASFENGDRSKNYPSRDQFVAAGMAFINAGHLQEEGIDYSNMNFIDVETYDNLRSGKIKEGDILFCLRGSLGKFAIVKNGETGAIASSLVIIRPFAPEIVDYLGIYFSSTLAKDQILKFDNGTAQPNLAGADLGHFQVPLPPLSEQKAIVASLKRLLALCDQLSESFSKARQLECMLADSFVDQALS from the coding sequence ATGGAGATCCTCGAAAAAATGCTTGTTGATTCTTTTGACTTGTGGAGTACATCCATGTCGGAGAGAGCCTCTACTCGTGGCAGGAGTTCAGCAAATTCCGGTAATATTTATGGCGTCCAGAAACTGAGAGAATTAATTCTTCAATTGGCTGTTAGCGGGAGATTAACAACTGCTGCGAATAGTTTGCGATCCGCCAATGAAAATCTATCAGATCAATCTAAGGCCGAACCATTTATTGTCCCTAGCGGTTGGGTTTGGAAGTCTTTAAGAGAGGTTGGGCGTGTAAGTACTGGGAAAACTCCAGACACTAGAAATAGTAATTTCTATATTGGCACAACCCCATTTATCGGACCTGGCCAATTAAGCATGAATCATCGGATTCTAAAGTCGGATAAGTTTATTTCAAAAGAGGCTGAATTAAATACCTCAATTGCACTACCAGGAAGCATTTTAATGGTTTGTATAGGTGGGTCAATTGGTAAGTCGGCAATAGCTACCCATAGAGTTGCCTTCAATCAACAAATTAATGCAATTCAAACTACAGACTGCAATGTAGAGTTTATCCACATGTGCTTAAGGGCAAAGTTTTTTCTGGAGAGAGTTCACCAGCTTTCTTCTGGATCTGCTACTCCAATCATTAATAAATCTAGATGGGAAAACATACAGATTCCAATTCCACCAATTGGTCAGCAAAATAAAATAGTAGAAAAAGTTAATGCGTTGATGCAACTATGTGATCAGCTTGAGAGGGATGCGCTTAAAAAGGAAATATTCCACGATAACTTAGTTATTCATTTTATGAGCCTTCTTCTCAGGGCTGAGAGTATCGGGTCATTTCAAGATAATTGGAGCGAGGTGTCTCAACTTTTTGATGAGCTATTTATATCAGAACAAAACATCAATTATCTGAGGGGAATTATTATTGATCTTGCTCTCGAGGGTAAGATTTCTCTACAGGATTCTAGTAAAGACACTCTAGTAGATTTTCTTGAGTTATGTCGTAAAAATGCATGTCATTCATCAACCAAGAGGGGTAGGAAATTAAATAATGCATCCGATTTTCAGTCGGATAAAAAAGGTCTACATCAGATCCCGGAGAGTTGGTCCTGGATTAGATTATCCGAATTAGCCTCCTTTGAAAATGGCGATAGAAGTAAAAATTATCCGTCGCGCGATCAATTTGTAGCGGCTGGAATGGCATTTATTAATGCAGGCCATCTTCAAGAAGAGGGAATTGATTATTCAAATATGAATTTCATAGATGTAGAAACGTATGACAATCTTAGATCAGGAAAGATCAAAGAGGGGGATATATTGTTTTGTCTTAGGGGTTCTCTTGGAAAATTTGCCATAGTCAAGAATGGTGAAACTGGAGCAATAGCATCTTCATTGGTAATTATTCGCCCTTTTGCGCCAGAGATTGTTGACTATCTTGGAATTTATTTTTCTTCAACTCTCGCTAAGGATCAAATTTTAAAGTTTGACAACGGTACTGCTCAGCCTAATTTAGCGGGAGCCGATCTTGGCCATTTTCAAGTTCCTCTTCCCCCGCTGAGTGAGCAAAAAGCTATAGTAGCAAGTCTAAAAAGATTGCTAGCTTTATGTGATCAGCTTAGTGAGAGTTTTTCAAAAGCCAGGCAATTAGAATGTATGCTGGCCGACTCTTTTGTTGATCAAGCGCTATCCTAG
- a CDS encoding YdaU family protein yields MNYYEHHIGDYAEATAHLTFIEDATYSRLIRKYYATEKPLPIEIKLVQRLINARSKEEKNAVVSVLNEFFTLTDDGWRQERCDHEIARFKDKQLKARRSAEGRWQSFPSDEPQPETSPNIGCVRNATAMRTHCSPDTKHQSPVTNLHTPGKQNNGGEKENFPQESTKPSDEEKLFQARIEKYKSFAAMISKEGRAIAVDDYRIRDIVNLGVTEAEVAEAIATAKETRMKVSNPTPINAGYVLAILKGARKKLETPKADEDAWWKSNEGVDAKGRELSMKAQASESYDSFKTRIFAELRKRQETMEKSNAN; encoded by the coding sequence ATGAATTACTACGAGCATCACATTGGAGATTACGCAGAAGCGACTGCGCATCTTACATTCATAGAGGATGCAACCTACAGTCGCCTTATCAGAAAGTACTACGCCACAGAAAAACCGCTACCTATCGAAATCAAGTTGGTACAAAGATTGATCAACGCACGATCAAAAGAAGAAAAAAATGCAGTTGTCTCCGTTCTCAATGAATTTTTTACCCTCACTGACGATGGCTGGAGACAAGAGCGCTGCGATCATGAAATAGCCCGTTTCAAAGACAAGCAACTTAAAGCCAGGCGGAGCGCAGAAGGCAGATGGCAATCATTCCCCTCAGACGAGCCCCAACCAGAAACTTCACCAAATATTGGATGCGTTCGCAATGCGACCGCAATGCGAACGCATTGCTCACCAGACACCAAACACCAGTCACCAGTAACCAATCTCCATACACCAGGCAAACAAAACAATGGGGGTGAGAAAGAAAATTTTCCCCAAGAGTCAACAAAGCCATCCGATGAAGAAAAACTTTTTCAGGCGCGTATTGAAAAATATAAAAGCTTTGCAGCCATGATCAGCAAGGAGGGCAGAGCTATAGCCGTAGATGACTACCGCATTCGGGACATCGTCAATCTCGGGGTAACGGAAGCCGAGGTGGCAGAGGCTATCGCGACAGCAAAGGAAACCCGAATGAAAGTCTCAAACCCAACCCCGATCAATGCAGGATATGTCTTGGCCATTCTCAAGGGGGCGCGCAAAAAACTGGAAACCCCCAAAGCCGATGAAGACGCTTGGTGGAAATCCAATGAGGGCGTAGACGCCAAAGGCAGGGAGCTCTCGATGAAGGCCCAAGCCTCTGAAAGCTACGATTCCTTCAAAACCCGAATATTTGCCGAACTACGTAAACGCCAGGAAACCATGGAGAAGTCCAATGCAAACTAA
- a CDS encoding type I restriction-modification system subunit M, with protein sequence MSISSTIKSIQDIMRKDVGVDGDAQRLSQLVWMLFLKIFDDRESEWELLQDKYKSPLPEKYRWRNWAANAEGMTGDELKQFLDNDLFPALQNLEAKGGHQRAYVIRSVFEDAYNYMKSGQLIRQVINKIQEGVDFNKAQERHLFGDMYEQLLRDLQAAGNAGEFYTPRAVTEFMVQMVNPRLGEKVMDPACGTGGFLSCSIEHIRKQDVKTLEDEAQLQGSIFGIEKKPMPHLLCTTNMILHGIDVPSNIRHDNTLARPLISWGPSERVDVVVTNPPFGGMEEDGIETNFPAAFRTRETADLFLVLIMQMLKPGGRAAVVLPDGFLFGEGIKTRIKEKLLEECNLHTIVRLPKGVFAPYTAINTNLLFFTKGIPTKDVWFYEHPYPEGVKSYNKTKPMRIEEFEAEKEWWGNEGGAYKGRKEGEYSWRVSIRDIKDRNYNLDIKNPHIVDREAEDPELLLAQYNLLQDDINRLKSELKTVLGQALYAKNS encoded by the coding sequence ATGAGTATTAGTTCAACTATTAAATCAATCCAAGACATCATGCGTAAGGACGTAGGCGTCGATGGCGATGCCCAGCGTTTGAGTCAATTGGTGTGGATGCTCTTCCTGAAAATCTTTGATGATCGTGAGAGCGAGTGGGAATTGCTTCAGGATAAATACAAGTCTCCGCTCCCTGAAAAGTATCGCTGGAGAAATTGGGCGGCTAATGCTGAGGGCATGACCGGCGATGAGCTAAAGCAATTTCTAGACAATGATCTATTCCCAGCACTTCAAAACCTAGAGGCTAAAGGCGGTCATCAACGCGCTTATGTTATTCGTTCCGTATTCGAGGATGCCTATAACTACATGAAGTCTGGCCAGCTGATTCGCCAGGTGATCAATAAGATTCAAGAGGGCGTGGATTTCAACAAAGCCCAAGAGCGCCATCTGTTTGGCGACATGTATGAGCAGCTTCTGAGAGATCTCCAGGCAGCCGGTAATGCAGGCGAGTTCTATACCCCAAGAGCTGTAACTGAATTCATGGTGCAGATGGTTAATCCGCGTCTTGGTGAAAAGGTAATGGACCCAGCCTGCGGAACGGGTGGATTCTTATCATGCTCAATAGAACACATCAGAAAACAAGATGTCAAAACACTAGAAGATGAGGCGCAACTGCAAGGAAGCATCTTCGGTATTGAGAAAAAACCAATGCCACACTTGCTGTGCACAACAAACATGATTCTCCATGGGATTGATGTGCCAAGCAATATCCGTCATGACAACACGTTAGCTAGACCCTTAATTAGCTGGGGCCCATCAGAGCGGGTAGATGTAGTTGTTACTAACCCACCATTTGGTGGAATGGAAGAGGATGGAATAGAAACCAACTTCCCAGCCGCATTTAGAACTAGAGAAACAGCTGATCTATTCCTGGTGCTAATTATGCAAATGCTAAAGCCTGGAGGGCGTGCCGCAGTAGTTCTGCCCGATGGATTTCTATTTGGCGAAGGTATTAAGACTCGCATTAAAGAAAAACTTTTGGAAGAATGCAATCTCCATACCATCGTACGCTTACCAAAAGGTGTATTCGCACCCTACACAGCTATTAATACCAATCTCCTTTTCTTTACTAAAGGGATTCCTACAAAAGATGTTTGGTTTTATGAGCATCCATATCCAGAGGGTGTGAAGAGTTACAACAAAACTAAGCCGATGAGGATTGAAGAGTTTGAGGCTGAAAAAGAATGGTGGGGTAATGAGGGAGGCGCCTATAAAGGTCGCAAAGAAGGTGAATATTCTTGGAGGGTAAGCATTCGGGATATTAAAGACAGAAATTACAATCTTGACATAAAGAATCCTCATATAGTTGATCGGGAAGCCGAGGATCCCGAACTTCTATTGGCTCAATATAATTTGCTACAGGATGATATTAATAGACTAAAGAGTGAGTTAAAAACAGTTTTAGGGCAGGCTCTATACGCTAAGAATTCTTAA